One Perca flavescens isolate YP-PL-M2 chromosome 14, PFLA_1.0, whole genome shotgun sequence genomic window carries:
- the agr2 gene encoding anterior gradient protein 2 homolog has protein sequence MIKAALSALLVLVAVSSTFGKYIPKSGKRIPQTLSRGWGDQLIWAQTYEEALYWSRSRNKPLMVLFHLDDCPHSQALKKVFSEDNKLQKMLDEDFIVLNLVYETTDKHLSPDGQYVPRIIFVDPTMTVRADINGRYSNRMYAYEPSDVDLLKRNMEAAKKLLKSEL, from the exons ATGATCAAAGCGGCATTGTCGGCGCTCCTGGTCCTGGTGGCCGTGTCCTCCACCTTCGGGAAATACATCCCCAAATCTGGCAAGAGGATCCCTCAGACTCTGTCCCGAG GTTGGGGGGATCAGCTGATCTGGGCTCAGACGTACGAGGAGGCTCTGTACTGGTCCAGGTCACG AAACAAGCCCCTGATGGTCCTGTTTCACCTGGATGACTGCCCACACAGCCAGG CTCTGAAGAAGGTTTTCTCTGAGGACAACAAGCTCCAGAAGATGCTGGATGAGGACTTCATCGTACTCAATCTGGTG TATGAAACCACAGACAAACATCTCTCTCCTGATGGACAGTATGTTCCCAGAATCATTTTTGTCG ACCCCACGATGACGGTGAGGGCCGACATCAACGGTCGCTACAGCAACCGCATGTATGCCTACGAACCCAGCGACGTGGATCTGT TGAAGCGCAACATGGAGGCGGCTAAGAAGCTCCTGAAGTCTGAGCTGTGA